A window from Burkholderiales bacterium encodes these proteins:
- a CDS encoding formate dehydrogenase, protein MSAVLSEHSNEPVREVKTTTCYMCACRCGIRVHVVNGEVRYIEGNPAHPLNKGVICAKGSSGIMKQYSPARLTRPLLRKSGAERGSGQFEPITWEEAFSILEERLRKIRETDPKKFALFTGRDQMQALTGLFAKQFGTPNYAAHGGFCSVNMAAGLIYTIGGSFWEFGGPDLERARLFVMIGTAEDHHSNPLKIAISKFKRSGGRFISINPVRTGYSAIADEWVPVRPGTDGALLLAIIHEIVAQGLYDREFLTRYTNAAQLVNVDEASDKHGLFVRVDEDDVDYAGCIDPQNKLWWDRFTNKAVLTHTEGADPYLLGSFRLSDGTPVKPAFQLLEERMRPYTPEWAEGITGVPAATIRRLAYEMGITARDEKIELPIPWTDSWNREHESVTGNPVAFHAMRGLAAHSNGFHTIRALGILMTLLGTIDRPGGFRHKAPFPRPIPPCAKTPTGPEAVQPGKPLDGMALGWPADPDDLFVNPDGSPVRIDKGFSWEYPLSVHGLMHNVITNAWRGDPYPIDTLLIFMANMAWNSTMNTVEVRKMLNDRDENGEYKIPFLVVCDAFQSEMVAYADLVLPDTTYLERHDVMSMLDRPISEFDGPVDAVRIPVVPPKGECKPFQEVLIELASRLKLPAFVNADGSRKFRDYPDFIVNYETEPGSGIGFLAGWRGKGGEKFMRGEPNPRQWEMYAKNNCVFHYKLPPSYQYMRNWNKGYLEWAQRARIIRYSEPVLIHVYSEVLQKFRLAAQGKWPGRKPPAHLKKRIETYFDPLPFYYEPLEARVTDTQRYPLNAVTQRPMAMYHSWDSQNAWLRQIHTHNYLFVNPRTARAQGIEDGDWIWVESPWGRVRCMCRFSEAVEPGTVWTWNAIGKAAAAWHLAPDANEFRKGFLLNPLITEELPDAEGGRVSNSDPVTGQAGWYDVRVRIYKAAADEPKEVWPQFDPVPPAPGTAPARPRWLAFVAGRGEWK, encoded by the coding sequence ATGAGCGCAGTTCTCTCCGAACATTCCAACGAGCCGGTCCGGGAGGTGAAGACCACCACCTGCTACATGTGCGCTTGCCGCTGCGGCATCCGCGTGCACGTGGTGAACGGGGAAGTGCGCTACATCGAGGGCAACCCGGCCCATCCCCTGAATAAGGGCGTGATCTGCGCCAAGGGGTCCTCCGGCATCATGAAGCAGTACTCCCCGGCCCGGCTCACCCGCCCCCTCCTGCGCAAAAGCGGCGCTGAGCGGGGCAGCGGCCAGTTCGAGCCCATCACCTGGGAGGAGGCCTTCTCCATCCTGGAGGAGCGGCTGCGGAAAATCCGGGAGACGGACCCCAAGAAGTTCGCCCTGTTCACCGGCCGCGACCAGATGCAGGCGCTGACGGGCCTCTTCGCCAAGCAGTTCGGCACCCCCAACTACGCCGCCCACGGCGGTTTCTGCTCGGTGAACATGGCGGCGGGCTTGATCTACACCATCGGCGGCTCGTTCTGGGAGTTCGGCGGGCCGGACCTGGAGCGGGCCAGGCTCTTCGTCATGATCGGCACGGCGGAGGACCATCACTCCAATCCCCTGAAGATCGCCATCTCCAAGTTCAAGCGTTCCGGCGGTCGCTTCATCTCCATCAATCCCGTGCGCACCGGCTATTCCGCCATCGCCGACGAGTGGGTACCCGTGAGGCCCGGCACCGACGGGGCGCTGCTGCTGGCCATCATCCACGAGATCGTCGCCCAGGGGCTCTACGACCGGGAGTTTCTCACCCGCTACACCAACGCGGCGCAACTGGTGAACGTGGACGAGGCCTCCGACAAGCACGGGCTGTTCGTCCGCGTGGACGAGGACGACGTGGACTACGCGGGGTGCATCGATCCCCAGAACAAGCTGTGGTGGGACCGCTTCACCAACAAGGCCGTGCTGACGCACACCGAGGGCGCGGACCCGTACCTGCTCGGCAGCTTCCGGCTTTCCGACGGCACGCCGGTCAAGCCCGCGTTCCAGCTCCTGGAGGAGCGGATGCGGCCGTATACGCCGGAGTGGGCGGAAGGCATCACCGGCGTGCCCGCCGCCACCATCCGGCGCCTTGCTTACGAGATGGGAATCACCGCCCGGGACGAGAAAATCGAGCTGCCCATCCCCTGGACCGATAGCTGGAACCGGGAACACGAGTCGGTGACCGGCAACCCGGTGGCGTTCCACGCCATGCGGGGGCTGGCCGCCCATTCCAACGGCTTCCACACCATCCGGGCCCTGGGCATCCTGATGACCCTGCTCGGCACCATCGACCGCCCCGGCGGATTCCGCCACAAGGCGCCGTTTCCGCGGCCCATTCCCCCCTGTGCAAAGACCCCCACCGGGCCGGAGGCGGTGCAGCCCGGGAAACCCCTGGACGGCATGGCCCTCGGCTGGCCCGCCGACCCCGACGATCTGTTCGTCAACCCCGACGGCTCGCCGGTGCGCATCGACAAGGGCTTCTCCTGGGAGTACCCCTTGTCGGTGCATGGGCTCATGCACAACGTCATTACCAACGCCTGGCGCGGCGATCCTTACCCCATCGACACGCTGCTCATCTTCATGGCCAACATGGCCTGGAACTCCACCATGAACACGGTGGAGGTGCGTAAGATGCTCAACGACCGCGACGAGAACGGCGAGTACAAGATCCCGTTCCTGGTGGTGTGCGATGCGTTCCAGTCCGAAATGGTGGCCTACGCCGACCTGGTGCTGCCCGACACCACCTATCTGGAGCGCCACGACGTGATGTCCATGCTGGACCGGCCCATCTCCGAGTTCGACGGGCCGGTGGACGCGGTGCGCATCCCGGTGGTGCCGCCCAAGGGGGAATGCAAGCCGTTCCAGGAGGTGCTGATCGAGCTGGCGAGCCGGTTGAAGCTGCCCGCCTTCGTGAACGCTGACGGCTCGCGCAAGTTCCGCGACTATCCCGACTTCATCGTCAACTACGAAACGGAGCCCGGCTCGGGGATCGGGTTCCTCGCCGGCTGGCGGGGCAAGGGAGGCGAGAAGTTCATGCGCGGCGAGCCCAACCCCCGGCAGTGGGAGATGTACGCCAAGAACAACTGCGTCTTCCACTACAAGCTGCCGCCGAGCTATCAGTACATGCGCAACTGGAACAAGGGCTACCTGGAATGGGCCCAGCGGGCGCGCATCATCCGCTACTCGGAGCCGGTCCTGATCCACGTGTACTCCGAGGTGCTGCAGAAGTTCCGCCTGGCGGCCCAGGGCAAGTGGCCGGGACGCAAGCCGCCGGCGCACCTGAAAAAGCGCATCGAAACCTACTTCGATCCCCTGCCCTTCTACTACGAGCCGCTGGAAGCCCGGGTCACGGATACCCAGCGATATCCGCTCAACGCCGTCACCCAGCGGCCCATGGCCATGTACCACTCCTGGGATTCCCAGAACGCCTGGCTGCGGCAGATCCATACCCACAACTATCTTTTCGTCAACCCGCGCACCGCCCGCGCCCAGGGCATTGAGGACGGGGATTGGATCTGGGTGGAGAGCCCATGGGGTCGGGTGCGCTGCATGTGCCGCTTCAGCGAGGCGGTGGAGCCCGGTACCGTGTGGACCTGGAACGCCATCGGCAAGGCGGCCGCGGCCTGGCATCTGGCCCCCGACGCCAACGAATTCCGCAAGGGATTCCTGCTCAACCCCCTGATCACCGAGGAGCTGCCCGATGCGGAAGGCGGGCGAGTGTCCAATTCCGACCCGGTGACCGGCCAGGCCGGCTGGTACGACGTGCGGGTGCGCATCTACAAGGCCGCCGCGGACGAGCCCAAAGAGGTCTGGCCCCAGTTCGACCCGGTGCCGCCGGCGCCTGGGACCGCCCCGGCACGGCCCCGCTGGCTGGCGTTCGTGGCGGGGAGGGGAGAGTGGAAGTGA
- a CDS encoding RND transporter — translation MRIKAVLFVAALALAAAAGGWEYLNRVNDRPPYVTATVDRGDIVQTIAANGTLNPVILVNVGTQISGTVHKIHVDFNDQVKAGQVLAELDPALIQAAIAQRRADLASAEANLRLAQVKERRTRELVAKGFVHQAQLDDAVKETEAAEAQVAAARAQLEREQVNLRYSVIRSPISGIVVARNVDVGQTVAASFQTPTLFQIAKDLKQMQIYAAVAEADVGAIQIGQRVRFTVDAFPERTFVGTVNQIRLNPTVQQNVVTYNVVVTADNPDGILLPGMTAHVYITLRTRENALRVPNAALRFVPQGEREAQPARPQRPEPPGTKTVYRLEQGKHLVPVRIRTGLSDGNYTEVVSGELKAGDTIVVRQARTERRPETSGPLFRFRL, via the coding sequence ATGCGGATCAAAGCGGTTCTTTTCGTCGCGGCCCTGGCGTTGGCCGCGGCCGCCGGCGGCTGGGAGTACCTCAACCGCGTCAACGATCGTCCGCCCTATGTGACCGCCACCGTGGACCGGGGCGACATCGTCCAGACCATCGCCGCCAACGGTACCTTGAACCCGGTGATCCTGGTCAACGTGGGCACCCAAATCTCGGGCACGGTCCACAAGATTCACGTCGACTTCAACGATCAGGTGAAGGCCGGCCAAGTCCTGGCCGAGCTGGACCCGGCCCTCATCCAGGCCGCCATCGCCCAGCGCCGGGCCGACCTGGCTAGCGCCGAGGCGAACCTCCGGCTCGCCCAGGTCAAGGAGCGCCGCACCCGGGAACTGGTGGCCAAGGGTTTCGTGCACCAGGCTCAGTTGGACGACGCGGTCAAGGAAACCGAAGCCGCCGAAGCCCAGGTGGCGGCGGCCCGGGCCCAGCTCGAGCGGGAGCAGGTCAACCTGCGCTATTCCGTGATCCGCTCCCCCATCTCGGGGATCGTGGTCGCCCGCAACGTGGACGTGGGCCAGACCGTGGCCGCCAGCTTCCAAACCCCCACCCTGTTCCAGATCGCCAAGGACTTGAAGCAGATGCAGATCTACGCGGCGGTGGCGGAAGCCGACGTGGGCGCCATCCAGATCGGCCAGCGGGTGCGCTTCACCGTGGATGCGTTTCCCGAGCGCACCTTCGTCGGCACGGTCAACCAGATACGCCTCAACCCCACGGTGCAGCAGAACGTGGTGACCTACAACGTGGTGGTCACGGCGGACAACCCGGACGGCATCCTCCTGCCCGGCATGACCGCCCACGTGTACATCACGCTGCGCACGCGGGAAAACGCCCTGCGCGTTCCCAACGCGGCGTTGCGCTTCGTCCCCCAGGGCGAGCGGGAAGCCCAGCCGGCGCGCCCCCAGCGTCCCGAGCCTCCCGGCACCAAGACGGTCTACCGCCTGGAGCAAGGCAAGCACCTCGTGCCCGTGCGGATCCGCACCGGGCTCAGCGACGGCAACTATACCGAAGTGGTGAGCGGCGAGCTCAAGGCGGGGGACACCATCGTCGTCCGCCAGGCGCGCACCGAGCGCCGCCCGGAGACGAGCGGTCCCCTGTTCCGCTTCCGCCTATGA
- the soxB gene encoding thiosulfohydrolase SoxB, whose product MSMTRREFLQVLAAAAAAGLPLGSRSALAGAQPEEFYRIPRFGQVSLLHMTDCHAQLLPIYFREPSVNIGVATAAGQPPHLVGEALLRHYGIRPGTPEAHAFTHLDFVQAARTYGKVGGFAHLATLVKQLRAERPGALLLDGGDTWQGSATSLWTQGQDMVDACLQLGVDIMTAHWEFTLGAERVKEVVERDFKGKVAFVAQNVKTTDFGDPVFEPYVIREINGVPVAIIGQAFPYTPIANPRYMVPEWTFGIQDDRLQKLVHEVREKGAQVVALLSHNGMDVDLKLATRVTGIDVILGGHTHDGVPQPSVVKNAAGRTLVTNGGSNGKFLGVLDLEVKGGKVTDYRYRLLPVFANLLPPDPDMEQLIRKLRAPYENRLQEKLAVSEGLLYRRGNFNGSFDQVILDALMAVKGAEIAFSPGFRWGTTILPGEPITMERLMDQTAITYPYTTLNELTGEQIKTILEDVCDNLFNPDPYLQQGGDMVRVGGLQYTCAPNETIGRRISNMTLKGKPLDPAKKYKVAGWAPVAEGASGEPVWEVVARYLRDRKTIPAPKLNLPKLVGMKGNPGIA is encoded by the coding sequence ATGTCCATGACTCGGCGCGAGTTTCTCCAGGTCCTGGCCGCCGCCGCTGCGGCGGGGCTGCCCCTGGGCAGCCGCTCGGCCTTGGCCGGAGCCCAGCCGGAAGAGTTCTACCGGATCCCCCGTTTCGGGCAGGTGAGCCTGCTGCACATGACCGACTGCCACGCCCAGCTCCTGCCCATCTACTTCCGAGAGCCGAGCGTCAACATCGGGGTCGCCACCGCCGCTGGACAGCCGCCCCACCTGGTAGGGGAAGCCCTGCTCAGGCACTACGGCATCCGGCCCGGCACGCCGGAAGCCCATGCCTTCACCCACCTGGACTTCGTCCAGGCGGCCCGCACTTACGGCAAGGTGGGGGGCTTCGCCCACCTCGCCACCCTGGTGAAACAGCTCCGGGCTGAGCGTCCCGGCGCCCTCCTCCTGGACGGCGGCGACACCTGGCAGGGCTCGGCCACCTCCCTGTGGACTCAGGGCCAGGACATGGTGGACGCCTGCCTGCAACTGGGCGTGGACATCATGACCGCCCACTGGGAGTTCACCCTGGGCGCCGAGCGGGTGAAGGAGGTAGTGGAGAGAGACTTCAAGGGCAAAGTGGCCTTCGTCGCCCAGAACGTGAAGACCACTGACTTCGGCGACCCGGTGTTCGAGCCCTACGTGATCCGGGAGATCAACGGGGTGCCGGTGGCCATCATCGGCCAGGCCTTCCCCTACACCCCTATCGCCAACCCCCGTTACATGGTCCCCGAGTGGACCTTCGGTATCCAGGACGATCGGCTGCAGAAGCTGGTGCACGAGGTACGGGAAAAAGGCGCCCAGGTGGTGGCGCTCCTCTCCCACAACGGCATGGATGTCGACCTGAAGCTGGCCACCCGAGTGACCGGCATCGACGTCATCCTGGGCGGGCACACCCATGACGGGGTGCCCCAGCCTTCGGTGGTCAAAAACGCCGCCGGCCGGACCCTGGTCACCAACGGGGGCTCCAATGGCAAGTTCCTGGGGGTGCTGGACCTGGAGGTAAAAGGGGGGAAGGTGACCGATTACCGCTACCGGCTGCTTCCGGTCTTCGCCAATCTCCTGCCGCCGGACCCGGACATGGAACAATTGATCCGCAAGCTCCGCGCCCCCTACGAAAACCGGCTCCAGGAGAAGCTGGCGGTGAGCGAAGGGCTCCTCTACCGGCGCGGCAACTTCAACGGCTCCTTCGACCAGGTGATCTTGGACGCCCTCATGGCGGTCAAGGGGGCGGAGATCGCCTTCTCCCCGGGCTTCCGCTGGGGCACCACCATCCTGCCGGGGGAGCCCATCACCATGGAGCGGCTCATGGACCAGACCGCCATCACTTACCCCTACACCACTCTCAACGAGCTGACCGGGGAGCAGATCAAAACGATCCTGGAGGACGTGTGCGACAACCTGTTCAATCCCGACCCCTACCTGCAGCAAGGCGGGGACATGGTGCGGGTGGGCGGGCTCCAGTACACCTGCGCCCCCAACGAGACCATCGGCCGCCGCATCAGCAACATGACCTTGAAAGGCAAGCCCCTCGATCCGGCGAAGAAGTACAAAGTGGCGGGATGGGCGCCGGTGGCCGAGGGCGCCTCGGGGGAGCCGGTCTGGGAAGTGGTGGCCCGCTACCTGCGGGACCGGAAAACGATCCCTGCGCCGAAACTCAACCTGCCCAAGCTGGTCGGTATGAAAGGCAATCCGGGCATCGCGTAA
- the soxY gene encoding thiosulfate oxidation carrier protein SoxY: MNPLRRTILRGTGAAGTLAVAAAAGLIRPSAVLAAEWNKAAFEAKKVEEVLKTIGVGSPIESGDIVVKAPDIAENGAVVPVEVTSKIAGTERIAVIAEKNPFPLTGSFNLGNGAEGYVSFRIKMGQTSNVMALVTAGGKHYVASKEVKVTIGGCGG, from the coding sequence ATGAATCCATTGCGTAGAACGATACTCAGAGGGACGGGGGCGGCGGGGACACTGGCGGTGGCCGCCGCGGCAGGTTTGATTCGGCCCAGCGCGGTGTTGGCGGCCGAGTGGAACAAGGCCGCTTTCGAGGCGAAAAAGGTGGAGGAGGTGCTGAAGACCATCGGCGTCGGCTCCCCGATCGAGTCGGGCGACATCGTGGTCAAGGCCCCCGACATCGCCGAAAACGGCGCCGTGGTGCCCGTGGAGGTGACCAGCAAGATCGCCGGGACCGAGCGCATCGCCGTGATCGCTGAGAAAAACCCGTTCCCGCTGACCGGGAGCTTCAACCTGGGCAACGGAGCGGAAGGCTACGTGAGCTTTCGCATCAAGATGGGCCAGACCTCCAACGTGATGGCGCTGGTGACCGCGGGCGGAAAACACTATGTGGCCTCGAAAGAGGTCAAGGTCACCATCGGCGGGTGCGGCGGCTGA
- the macB gene encoding macrolide export ATP-binding/permease protein MacB: MSASELLVRLEGIVKRYPAAADERPALQGVDLTIRHGEFVAIMGPSGSGKSTLMNILGCLDVPTAGRYFLDGRDTSRLSPDALARLRNRTIGFVFQGFNLLPRVNAVDNVALPLLYAGLRLAERRRRARELLERMDLGRFAESLPNQMSGGQQQRIAIARALINDPQLLLADEPTGNLDTHTSAAIMALLTELNQTRGITVVLVTHESDIAACARRLVRFLDGRIVQDLSKPRMDTQDEHGLIMNSSL, from the coding sequence ATGAGCGCAAGCGAGCTCCTCGTGCGCCTGGAGGGCATCGTCAAGCGCTACCCCGCGGCGGCGGACGAGCGCCCGGCCCTCCAGGGCGTGGACCTGACGATCCGGCACGGCGAGTTCGTCGCCATCATGGGCCCGTCGGGCTCGGGCAAATCGACCCTCATGAACATCCTGGGCTGTCTCGACGTCCCCACCGCGGGCCGGTACTTCCTCGACGGCCGCGATACGTCCAGGTTGAGCCCGGACGCCCTGGCGCGGCTGCGCAACCGCACCATCGGCTTCGTGTTCCAAGGCTTTAACCTCCTCCCGCGCGTGAATGCCGTGGACAACGTGGCGCTGCCCCTGCTCTACGCCGGCCTGCGCCTCGCCGAGCGCCGCCGCCGCGCCCGCGAACTGCTGGAACGCATGGACCTCGGCCGCTTCGCCGAGTCTCTGCCCAACCAGATGTCGGGCGGCCAGCAGCAGCGCATCGCCATCGCCCGCGCCCTGATCAACGATCCTCAACTGCTCTTGGCCGACGAGCCGACCGGGAACCTGGACACCCACACCAGCGCCGCCATCATGGCATTGCTCACGGAGCTCAATCAAACCCGCGGCATCACCGTCGTGCTGGTGACCCATGAATCCGACATCGCGGCCTGCGCCCGGCGCCTGGTGCGCTTCCTGGACGGGCGGATCGTACAGGACTTAAGCAAGCCACGAATGGACACGCAGGATGAACACGGATTGATCATGAATTCATCCCTATGA
- a CDS encoding multidrug ABC transporter substrate-binding protein has product MHFLALAAESWRALGQNRLRAALTMLGMVIGVASVVLMLAIGQGTQTTVNQAIASMGSNLIVVVPGATTQGGVRLGAGTAGPLTVADAEAIAALPDIAEVAPMHSGALQIVYGPNNWGTNVYGVLPTFWRIRGWGIELGDGFTEAEVRSAARVAVLGKVVAENLFGAENPVGKTIRIRDLPFVVVGVLSPKGQNLDGRDQDDTVHVPLTTAQRQLFGMSVPGAVRFLVVQARSAEVMEQAQEEIRSLLRQRRRVAPGQEDDFTVRNLSAVAETAALSARILSLTLGAIASISLVVGGIGIMNIMLVSVTERTREIGIRMAVGARRRDILAQFLLEAVLICTVGGLAGVALGIAIAWMLSETAGMTVVVSLSAIALSFGFAAGIGVFFGFYPAQKAASLQPVEALRHE; this is encoded by the coding sequence ATGCATTTCCTAGCCCTCGCCGCTGAGAGCTGGCGCGCCCTCGGCCAGAACCGCCTGCGGGCGGCGCTCACCATGCTGGGCATGGTGATCGGGGTCGCCTCCGTGGTGCTCATGCTGGCCATCGGCCAGGGCACCCAGACCACGGTCAACCAGGCCATCGCCAGCATGGGAAGCAACCTGATCGTGGTGGTGCCCGGGGCCACCACCCAGGGGGGCGTGCGCCTGGGCGCCGGGACCGCCGGCCCCCTCACCGTCGCCGACGCCGAGGCGATCGCCGCCCTGCCGGACATCGCGGAGGTCGCCCCCATGCACAGCGGCGCGCTGCAGATCGTGTACGGCCCCAACAACTGGGGCACCAACGTCTACGGCGTCCTTCCGACTTTCTGGCGCATCCGCGGCTGGGGCATCGAGCTAGGGGATGGATTCACCGAAGCCGAGGTGCGCTCAGCGGCACGGGTTGCCGTTCTCGGAAAGGTGGTGGCTGAAAACCTTTTCGGCGCTGAGAACCCGGTGGGCAAAACCATCCGTATCCGCGACCTCCCCTTCGTCGTGGTGGGGGTGCTCTCCCCGAAAGGCCAGAATCTGGACGGGCGCGACCAGGACGATACCGTTCATGTGCCGCTCACCACCGCCCAGCGCCAGCTCTTCGGCATGTCGGTGCCCGGAGCCGTCCGTTTCCTGGTGGTCCAGGCCCGCTCAGCCGAGGTCATGGAGCAAGCGCAGGAAGAAATCCGCAGCCTCCTGCGCCAGCGCCGCCGCGTCGCGCCAGGCCAGGAGGACGACTTCACCGTGCGCAATCTTTCGGCCGTGGCCGAGACCGCGGCCTTGTCGGCGCGCATCTTGTCCCTCACCTTGGGAGCGATCGCCTCCATTTCGCTGGTCGTCGGCGGCATCGGCATCATGAACATCATGCTGGTGTCCGTGACCGAGCGCACGCGGGAGATCGGCATTCGCATGGCGGTCGGGGCCCGGCGCCGGGACATTCTGGCCCAGTTCTTGCTAGAAGCGGTCTTGATCTGTACCGTTGGGGGTCTCGCAGGGGTAGCTTTGGGGATAGCTATCGCATGGATGCTGAGCGAGACCGCCGGTATGACCGTGGTGGTCAGCCTGAGCGCCATTGCCCTCTCGTTCGGCTTCGCCGCCGGTATCGGTGTCTTTTTCGGTTTTTACCCGGCGCAAAAGGCGGCGAGCCTCCAGCCGGTGGAAGCGTTGCGGCACGAGTGA
- a CDS encoding exported protein — protein MKLRHLIAGACLGAAALANAQQLPELGDTAAAQLSPQLESRIADEIVREIRRSPALVDDAELTDYLNALGYRLVANSPGGRQNFRFFLIKDPSINAAAFVGGVIIVHTGLLLAAQSESEVAAVLAHEIAHVTQHHIARMIAKQEQATLPTLAALALAILAARSNPEVAEAAIVTSQAAAIQAQLNFSRDAEREADRVGLQILEQAGFDPRAMPAFFEKLQRAGRFQESAAPAYLRTHPLTYERIADIQNRVQSLPYRQVPDSADFHLVRAKLQAMQGPALDAVRDFETRLKEKKYAHEMATRYGLARALIRAQQLSRAEAELTTLRGRFPPHPMVETLAGELLFAQGKRPEALEHYRKALATFPRHRALMYDYARGLFADGQTEAAIRFVSNQLEYFPDDPRLYRLQAEAHGARGDRLAAHRAQAEAYVREGDLSGAVQQLELAARSGGDFYQLSIVEARLRELRRELAAQQREAAR, from the coding sequence ATGAAACTGCGTCACCTGATCGCCGGGGCGTGCCTGGGGGCGGCGGCCCTCGCCAACGCTCAGCAACTGCCGGAGTTGGGCGACACCGCGGCCGCCCAATTGAGCCCCCAGCTCGAGAGCCGCATCGCCGACGAAATCGTCCGGGAAATCCGGCGCAGCCCCGCCCTGGTGGACGACGCGGAGCTCACCGACTACTTGAACGCCCTGGGCTACCGCCTGGTCGCCAACAGTCCGGGCGGGCGCCAGAATTTCCGCTTCTTCCTGATCAAGGACCCCTCCATCAACGCCGCCGCGTTCGTGGGCGGAGTGATCATCGTGCACACGGGGCTGTTGCTCGCCGCCCAGTCCGAGTCGGAGGTGGCCGCGGTGCTGGCCCACGAAATCGCCCACGTCACCCAGCACCACATCGCCCGCATGATCGCCAAGCAGGAGCAGGCCACCCTGCCTACCCTGGCGGCACTGGCACTGGCCATCCTCGCCGCCCGCTCCAACCCGGAGGTGGCCGAAGCGGCCATCGTCACCTCCCAAGCGGCAGCGATCCAGGCCCAGCTCAATTTCTCCCGGGACGCGGAACGGGAGGCCGACCGGGTGGGGCTCCAGATCCTGGAGCAGGCGGGCTTCGATCCCCGCGCCATGCCCGCCTTCTTCGAGAAGCTGCAGCGGGCGGGCCGATTCCAGGAGTCGGCGGCCCCCGCCTACCTGCGCACCCATCCCCTCACCTACGAGCGCATCGCCGACATCCAGAACCGGGTCCAGTCCCTACCCTACCGGCAGGTGCCGGACAGCGCGGACTTCCACCTGGTCCGGGCTAAGCTGCAAGCCATGCAGGGCCCGGCCCTGGACGCGGTGCGGGACTTCGAGACCCGGCTCAAAGAGAAGAAGTACGCCCACGAAATGGCCACCCGCTACGGGCTGGCGCGGGCGCTGATCCGGGCCCAACAGCTTTCCCGGGCCGAGGCGGAGCTCACGACGCTGCGCGGCCGCTTCCCCCCCCACCCGATGGTGGAAACCCTGGCGGGCGAGTTGCTCTTCGCCCAGGGGAAGCGTCCAGAGGCGCTCGAGCACTACCGGAAAGCTTTGGCCACCTTTCCCCGGCACCGGGCCTTGATGTACGACTACGCCCGGGGGCTCTTCGCCGACGGGCAAACCGAAGCGGCGATCCGGTTCGTCTCGAACCAGCTCGAGTATTTCCCCGACGATCCCCGCCTCTACCGCCTGCAGGCCGAGGCCCACGGGGCAAGGGGGGACCGCCTCGCCGCCCATCGCGCCCAGGCGGAAGCCTACGTCCGGGAGGGAGACTTGAGCGGCGCCGTGCAGCAGTTGGAGCTGGCCGCCCGCAGCGGGGGGGATTTTTACCAGCTCTCCATCGTGGAGGCCCGGTTGCGGGAGCTGCGCCGGGAGCTGGCGGCCCAACAGCGGGAAGCGGCCCGTTGA
- the soxZ gene encoding thiosulfate oxidation carrier complex protein SoxZ: MASMKIRATMQGEVADVKLLINHPMETGQRKDPKTGQPIPAHFITNVTATLNGKPVLDAQWSQAVSRNPFLGFRVKGAKAGDKVKVSWVDNKGESDSIETTVG; encoded by the coding sequence ATGGCGAGCATGAAAATCAGGGCCACCATGCAGGGCGAGGTGGCCGACGTGAAATTGCTTATCAACCATCCCATGGAGACGGGCCAGCGCAAGGACCCGAAGACCGGCCAGCCCATCCCCGCCCATTTCATCACCAACGTGACCGCCACACTCAACGGCAAGCCGGTTCTGGACGCCCAGTGGAGCCAGGCGGTTTCCAGGAACCCGTTCCTGGGCTTCCGGGTGAAGGGCGCCAAGGCGGGCGACAAGGTGAAGGTGAGCTGGGTCGACAACAAGGGCGAATCCGACAGTATCGAGACCACCGTCGGCTAG